The DNA region CAAAAGGTGGATGCCATGGTGAAGAGGCTCGAAGGTGGGCAAAGGAATGCTGAGGATGCTGAATTTGATGAAGAGGTGAAGGCCATGGGGAATTATCAAAATGATCCCTACTCCAACACTTATAATCCAGGTTGGAGAAATCATCCTAACTTCTCTTGGAGGGACCAAAACAACTCAGGAGATGCTGGTGGTTCAAATCAATTTCCAAATCAGAGGCAATACCAGCTGAATCAAAGGCCTCCACCACCTCAAAATCAGGGGAATGGTAAGAAGAGTTTGGAGGAGATTGTCGTTGATTTGGCGCTTACTAATCAGAGTTTCATGAATGAGACCAGGGGTTTCATGAATGAAACTAGAACCAGCTTCAAGAATCATGAGTCCTCCATAAAAAATTTGGAGACTCAAGTTGGCCAAATTGCCAAGGCCATTGCTGAAAGGTTTCCAGGTACGTTCCCCAGTGACACTCTCATTAATCCTAAGGACTCCAAATCTGAAAATTGTTCTGCTGTCACTCTTAGGAGTGGCAAAACTTTGAATGAAATTGAGGAGTTAGTTGAAAAGAAGAGTGATGAACTTGAGAAAGTggttgagaaagaaaaagagggaACAAAAAGTGAGGAAGTTGTAAAAAACAAAGAGTGTGAGGATTCTTTTTGTGAGAAAATAACTTGCAAGGTACCATTTCCTAAGGCTTTAGTGAAGAAAAATCTGGAAAAACAATTTTCAAGTTCTTAGAAATTTTTAAAAAGTTGCAAATCAATAttcctttttctgaagcctTAGAGCAAATGCCAACCTATGCAAAGTTCATGAAGTATATTGTATCTGGGAGGAAGAGATTGAGTGAGATGAATGAAACAATTATGATGACAGAGGAGTGTAGTGCAATTGTCCAGAGAAAACTCCCCCAAAAGTTGAAAGATCCTGGGAGTTTTACCATTCCTGTTGACATTGAAGGTTTGCCTGGGGCTAAGGCCTTATGTGACTTGGGGGCTAGCATCAATCTGATGCCGCTCTCCATGTTTAAAAAGTTGAATATGGGTGAGGCCACTCCTACCTTGATGTCTTTGCAATTGGCGGACAGGTCCATTAAGCACCCATATGGGATTGCTGAAGATGTTTTGGTAAGGGTGGACAAATTTATCTTTCCTGTTGATTTTGTGATTCTGGACATTGAAGAGGACTCTAGAGTTCCTCTAATTTTGGAGAGACCTTTCTTAGCAACCGGTAATGCAAAAATCAATGTTGCCAAGGGTCTTTTGTCCTTGAAAGTTGGTGATGAAAAGGTAAAGTTTTCTGTTTTTAGAACATTGAAGCATCCTAACTGTGAGGATGTGTTTAGCTGTGAAGTGATTGATGAATCTGTTTGTGAAGAGTTTGCTAAGATTTCAGGAAAGGCGGCCTCAGAAGTAAAAAAGGACAACTATGAGATGAACTCAACTCTCATAAAGCTTGTAGGCGAGCACCAATATGGAGGTTCAGCCACAGAGAATTTTCATGCTCATATGGTGCGGTTTCATCAGTTCAGTAGCACGGTAAGGATAAAAGATGTGTCTGATGATGCCTTTAAGCTGAGGTTGTTCCCATACTCCTTGAAGGATGAAGCTAAGGTTTGGTTTCAATCTCAACCTCAAGGAAGTATTGttacttgggaagaccttgtGGAAAAGTTTGGTGCAAAATTCCTACCTTGCTCATGCAAAAGTTTGAGAAAGTGTGATTCTAATCCTTTTTAGCTGAAAAGGAGGGAAGTCTATCAAAGACTTTAAAATTGagcttcttgggagacaacccaagtccagGTTTGCTTTTCTTGAATTTGAGTTTGCTTTAGTTTTGTGTtcctctataaaaaaaaacattttctttttaggTAGTTAGTGCATCGAGTCTTTTGCATGTTTTGCTTTTTACCTTCGAGTCAGTATGAACATCCTTGGGTTTCTTGCTGTTATGCTGAACTTGCTTAAGTGGTTTCACCCTTGACTTAGCTGCTTCTTATTGAAAGTTGATGATACGTCCATGTTTTTATCTGGTGGTCTTTGAACATGCTATTGTGATTGGAAGGTGAGGTAGCTTGATCTTACTTACTTGAGTTCATAAGAAAGGGTATTTCACTTCAACACCCTATTGTTTTTGTTGAGTGCTGAGTGTCTCAAAGTTTATTCCTAACATGCTTGCACACACTTAGCTCTGTTTtgaaatgcatattggttgttgTTTAGTGCTTGAATTCTTGAAGAGACTTGGTATGAAATTCTTTCTGGCCTCAGAGTTTTGTTGAAATTGCATTTTTTCCCCTAGTTGCCCAAGTTGAGCCttataattgaattattttcctTGGTCCCCAAACTATGGTGAATTGTGTTGTTGGTGAGTGTCTTATGGTTTTGTTTGAGcaggtaaaattataaaaggacTTTCTTcctaacaaagaaaagaaaaaaaaaactagctgAAATGTCAAAAGAAGGGCAAGTGCCTtgacaattgaaaaaaaaatatgaaaagaaggAAGGAGTCCCaaatgaaggtgcgaaaaacactagaaagggggggtttgaatttgCACTCTCACCGAATTGATGTTGACTGACCAAAGTGATGAAGTGTGGTGGGATTTGGAAGTCTGGAGGAGCATCTTGAGGTACAACAATGCTCCCCTCAAAGTTGTAGTCCACACGAGGTGCAGTGATGTCCCTCAAGGACCTTTGAGCCTCCTGCTCTGCTTGAAGTTGCCTATCTCTTTCAGTTTGGGCAGCAACTTGAGCAGTGATCTCAGCACGAAGCCTTGCTTCCATCTCAGCTGGTGTTTCTTCAGCGGCCATGTTAATAGCCTGAGTGCGTCTCCTCTATTGTGCAAGTCTGCGATCGAAAGTACGGTCAATCTCTGGATCAAATAGTAATGACTTAGGATCAACTGAACCTCGCATAAACTAACAAACAGTTAATAGCACCTACTCACTCAGCAAAGTTTCAAGCAAGCAAGTAACAAAGATTCTAAACAAAAACAATCCAAGAATATTTGATAAAACTCAactatccccggcaacggcgccaaaaacttgatagcaattccgcaagtgtacggattgcccgaagtaatataaagatatcgaaccacagagataGTTGTTTATCAAATTGTTCAAGGACTTTAGTGTTCAAAATtgtaaaaggaaaaagaaaaatatatttgaagATTGGTTGTGTGAATAACACTTGTGAGAAAAAGCtagaattataattcagaaaagaagtaccctgggcaaagctccacttagtccaattatgttTCTCAAATCAAGTTCTTATATGAAATTCATAATTCTTATCCATGGTGATGTAGCATCTACCTCTAAttgttaattccttaatcaagtaaatcattcaatttcatttgccaaacctaatgccttagtgcctagtcaattcaattgaagaatgaagtttataagttcaggccaacacaataagtttctacccttatacctaagtgatagcaaacaaatcaatcccatcccaagtcccttaatccttaccaacttccgttgtgcaagaagaaagcaaaacacttgtgtgcactcaagagaatattgattcagagaaaagatacatggaaaagaaactttattcatataagaaaataagaagatcaaaccataatcagaactaaggttcacttcacccaaagtacaaaaagaaattagccaagcatggctagagaattcataatgcaaatcaaaagaacaaaaacctgaaacaagagtgccaagaagcctcccacaagctccaagaaaaTAGAACTTAAGTTTTGTTCAGAAAAGTACCACGATATCTAAAAGAAATCACAAAATCCTAATTTATAGATTTTCCAGCGgcccaccacgcatgtgcgtggcctcctccacgcacatgcgtggatgaTCTGTCAAAAATCAGCTCCCAGGTCTGCTTACCATGCATGTGCGTGGCCAAAACGGCGCACATACGTGGCCTTCACGttccttcatttttttcatCAGAACCGctacgcatgtgcgtggcctgaggggcgcacatgcgtgggcttCAGCAAATCCCCCCCTTCGTTCACAGAACAGCCACGCATGTGTGTGGCACAGGTGGCGCACATGTGTGGCTCATCAGATTCTTCTTCGAATTTTGTAACTTCTTCTTCaactatcatcatggctcattaCTTGGTCTTCAATCAACTTCATTAGTCATCAAAAACACCTGAAACCTTCAAGGAATCTTAACAAACCATCATTCCaccaatgtaactcatggatccactcatttaatcacaataattcagaaatcatccattcaattcatcaaataaaactCCTAATATGCAATCAACTCTCATATTCACACAAGATTTCAGCTCAAATCTGAACATAAGAATTAACctcaaactaaaactaataaaaagaccaaataaataaattaaaaatacctaaactaatgcaaatgcaattatgaactataaagggactcaacttgactCAACACTCAATGAAGGacttaaaaaaaagaataaagaggCAAAAAGGACTCGACAAAGATAGAATAAACCCCGGGTCATCACTCATCATCACTAATCGATCAAGAATCAACCTCTTTATGTGAATCAACGGTCCCCTTCAGAAACCCAACATCCCCGCAAACCCCCAAAGCAAGAGTAGAAGTGCTAGCGACTACCAACATCTCGAGTACAACACCGAGGGGATCTTCATTGAGAACAGAAAGATGAAAAGGTCCCCAAACAAAGATAtataagaaaatgaagagatcaTCTACAAAGACAATCTTGTTTTCATATTCAAGCTCTTGAACAACCTCCGATTGACCATATTTTTTAAAGCTTCCGTTCAGAAAGAAATCTTGAAATAAAACCCCATCGATCCTCCAAAGGCTTTCTAAACATGAAGAAGCTTTCTTGAGAAGATAGCTACCCATGAGCGACTTTTTAACTGTTTAATGAATGTGTAGACATTGTTTCACTCGACTAGTAGTTAGATGACATAATTTTCGCTCTGGTCGTCATAGTCAACATATCAATCGTTATAATTCATTTGGTTGTTTGTGTCTCAATTGTCTAGAACGCTATCAAGTCTTACAATCAGAACATAAGTGAATCATAtgtattataatttatatgtatttttatatataaattaaaatggtGCGCATAAAGTAAAGAATTATGATTTTGGGGCTAGCATAGATTGCATCGTGTGTGAATATCTAAAGACATGCAATGCAATATAAAAGCAAAGTCTCCATCCAATCCTATAAGTTTCATGGGATGTGAAAGCTGAGTGACAACCAGTTTGCATCTGTATCTCTTCTTACACACACTCTTTCTTTTCTGTCTCCTACAATTCTGACCCTCTCAAATATTGGTGGAGGCCCCTTATAGTCCATCAAGTTGAAAGAAGCTAAATTATTAGCAACCATAAAAGTCAAAAATGGaatcaaaaagaaagaaaaggtagAAATAAAACTCAGAATCGCAAATGCTTGATCTATTGGTATGGCAAAGCAAAACCCACCATTTTTTTATGACAAAGCTGAAAGCTTAGTTCTGATGCCCTGCCCTACTAGCCTGTTTTTTATTGGTCTCGAAAAGTGGTGGGAATTGAGAAAAATATTTGcttttttctctttatcttttttataGTCTTCAATCATACAGCAATTGATTGCAAAATCATTTCTCACTACACTCTACTCATGTCTTTTTACCCCATTTTGCTTTGAAATTTGCACCATCTTCCTACTCTGACCCCTCTCTACGGCACGGGAAtgttaaaagaaaacaaaaggaaaacctCTTTAGTTTATTGCGATGATATGTGCTAGGTTATATAAGTCATGCTAGATTTTGTTATGAGAATGTGGTTGTGGGTAATGTGTACCAAACCACGTTAAAATTACGAGTTGTTTTAatctttttatttggttttttttttttggtttttagatggagaagatgatgaagattatGGACAAAGAGAtagatttttgagttttttttcttaatttttttcctgATGTTAattacttcctccgttcctatttatctattcaggaagagaaggttcacacaaattaaggaaaacaattaattatgttgattttcataaaagtattatttgttttcctatatcaccctttagaatgtattttatctttcttcatttattgtttctatAAGGGCATTTCttagaaaaacatcaattaatgctctcttgaaactctaagtggacagatatataggaacaattttttttcttcaaagtggacagttaataaagaacggaggatgtagttgtttttgttgttgggtTTCAGTTTTTTAGAttgcttgttgttgtttttggtgATGAGCTTTCTTTTTATGTAATGGAGTTTTCTTGGTTTTTGAAGGataatgatgaagatgagcttgtTGGGTTTTTCTGGAATTGGAAGATgaacataattttaattaaattttttcctGAAATTGTTAAATTATGAACGAAATTGGACGGAAAACAAAAAGTGTAATCAGAGTGTTTTGTAAGAGACTCAAAGTGCAATCAATTTTTGTTGTGGACCACTCCTGCACAAAGAGTGTaagttggggaccaaaaatgcaattaagtctCTTTTTTTTACTACTTCTTGTGTGAGCGCGCTTTGCAAGTGTGGAGATTTCATCTCCCGAATTCCAACAAGTGCTATTAGAGCTAACGATTGGTGCGACTATGGTGATGACTTATTGATTAGTGCGACTAAAGTGACGACTTATGGTCAAAGGTCTTTCTGAATGTTGGCAATCTTCCAGACAGTTACCAAAGCAGAAATATCGATAAGAACATGCGAGTTCATGTTTCAAAGTTCGTAATCGTACAAAAAAGAGGAATTATGGATTACCTCTTGACGACATGAGCACACACGAAGTAGTAGAAACTTTGTCTTTATAGAAGTCCATGAGAACATTGGGAGATCTGCCATGTCTAAAGAATTTAATGCCTTACTTCTAGAGGTTAGACCAGTACGTGACACAACAAGTGCGGTTTGATTGTATCCATGTAATTCGATCACGATTGACTAGATTCTACTGAAATTCGTAGATATAAATTCTTCGGTTAAGCTTTTAGTCTAGAGACGAGTTGTGTAGACGATAAAGTAAGGAGTTAAGCAGCGGACAATGCATAAAAGAGTAACAGCCAAGATTTCCActatcaagtatcaaggacttctccttacaaatATTATTGTACGTGCCTCTTTAGGCACATTGAGTATGAATCTTTATCCCGCATCTCCAggcattgttgagtattctttgaTACACTGGCTCTTCAGGCAACAAGTATTCTTGTTTCCGCCTCTTCAGCCATTGTTCAGTATTAACTTATACACTTCCTCTTCAACCAACGAGTATTATTTTACCACCACCTCTCCACGTGATACGTTATCCACAAGTATCTGATACACTCgaagtaatataaaatattGTCAAACCACAAGTATTGGGGAAGCTCCAATTCACAACAGCCAGAGTTGTTTAGAAGAAGGAAAGTAAGGGTAATTTGGTTTGGGTGATGATTTTAGTTTGcagaaacaaagaagaaattatattaaaaagcTAGCACTTGGGTTTAGCTTCACCATAACAAGTTATGTTTTAAGATAAAAGAGAGTATATGGAATATCATGGAGTTCATTCTATTGTTGATCTAGCCTACTTCTTTAAGTATTGATTCCTCAAGTCAAATAAAGTTTTCACTTAGATTTCATCAGTCCGATTTCTCACCACATATGAGTAACCTAAGTGAATGTAAAGTTCTTTAGTTCAAGCCATCAACTACTAGACTCcacccttattcctaaggtgcAGGTGCTCTAATAAGTCTCATCGCAGATCCGCTATTCTAAACCACACTTTCATTTGTGCAAAGAATAAGTAAAACAACTTGATGCGCATTCAAGCTAATATTGGAACAGGGAATATAAACTTatagaagaaaaccttattCCATATAAACTCATAAACTAAAACATAAACAAGTTAGAGATTCACACTCCAAATGCTAAAGAAAACTAAGCCAAGCATGACTAAGGAAAACATAATTTCTAACCTGAGAAGAAGCCCTAGAGAAGCTTTACAACACCACACAAGCTACTGTTCAGAAAAACTAAGATATTGAGGCTTGGAAGTGGTTCTAAGTTCCTCCCCACAGATCTTCCCTACTAAGATTACAAAGTGTTGTATTTATAGTATAAAACTGATGAGCTACGCATGTTCGTGCACATCTGGCACGCACATGCGTGAAAAATGGTCGCGCTACTGACTAGCTACGCATGTGCGTGCATTTCAGGCACGCACATGCGTGCAGGTGCTGACAGCTCCAACCTCTTTTTGTAAAATGGCATGTGTGGCTTCGTTAACCGTCGGATCAAGCTGAAATTTTGATATGTTATTCACAACACATAGCTCTTCAATATGATCGGGTGGATCGTCACAACACACACATCCCACACGCTAAGCATCTCTTCAACTTCCATCAGCTAAAGTTTCAGTCTTTAATGAACTTAAGGGCCTTCACGAGCCTTCATTCCCTTGAATATGAATCTGAAATTTGTCTTCAGTCATAAACATTCCCTTCAATGTGACTTTGAAACCTTTCTTTAGCCATAAAATTCATGACCTCTTGCTCTTCATCATCAAAGAAAGATTCCCTAACACTCCATCATGAGTATTAATTAGGGTTGCACACCTTATACACTCATCAAAACTCACTTGTAACAACAAACACCCAATTATGCAGATAAAGCTTAAGAGAATTCAGACCATGTTCAGCTCAAAGATCCTTTCCAACAATGCCCTCAATTCTTCTTTCAACTTGTCTTCTCCATTCGTCTTATTGAACTTCTAGGCGCTCTTGAGCTTGATCCTCTTTGCCTTGTCTTACTCTGGTATGctttctcttgttcttctttGCTCTGTGTTGACCTTGTCTTACTGGGATCTGCTTTGTCTTGACTTGGCCTTGTCTTGATCTTCATATTCTTCATGTAGATCTTCTCtttgtcctcaaggtgaagcTTTATCACTGTCCTTTGTTGCTTTGATCTAGTCTTCTTGTCTTCACTGGCTTTTCCTAGACTCCATAGCACTGTTGTGGTCTTCATAGCCTTATGTCATGATCCTTATAGTTTTTGTCATCATTAAAACATATCAACTTATATGTTCTTCTTAGAGGAAGAACTCATGTGAATTTTACAACTTTGTCATGGTATGTCGGAGTTAGTACTGCTACAAAAAATGCAGAATAATGTTTGACAAAATCGATGCTAATAGTTCGTAGACAGACGCAACAAATGATTTAGCTTCGGCTTAGTGTCGACTTCGTGAAGGGCCTTAAAATGATCCAAGCTAACTCATTACGTCAACCCCTTGCCTTTGTGATCATATTCGTCAGACGTTTTAAACAATGGTGTTGAAACGCCTGATAGTGGAAGTCCCAAGACACCTTTGTCTTCATGAAAAATTGTTCAATGTTGTTAGTCATTAAAACATAAGATTATACAATCATAACTACTATACAAGCATAATTTACCGAAAATTCATCCCACCACTTACCCAAGTAGTCCTTCGCCGCAAGGGAGCAGTATGAGGGGATAGAAGGCTTATGAAACTATTATCGGCATAAGATTatagcttaagtggtaggagctggggaacatatgagttgggtaggatGAGGTCCAGGATTTAATTTTTGacaggtgcaatttatctttctaatgtaaaaaaaaaaagatatcctGATTTTTCTCTATCTTCAGTGATAATTAAGCTTGTATGTTGCCTTGCTTCACGCAGTTAGTGGATTTTGTGGGATTTGGCttcaggaaagaaaaaaaaaacaatttagtaAATGTAAGAAAACAATCATATTATTAATAAGATATTATTGGTATTGATTTGTACTAGGCCATGATTTTGAAAATCTATGTTGGGGTGGGAGGAAGATCATGTGTGGATGACACAAGTAAACGTTGAAATACTAGCTAGACAAGCTGTTGAGGGGATTAGAATGGAATATTTGGGAGAATGAAAAGGAATTAAGAAAGTAACAAATGGGTTTGAAATTATAGGGTTTACAAGGACAAATATAAGGAAGCAAACAAACAACACTTTAGGCCCTCTTCCTCCGTCTCTATGTGTCTCCCTGTCTCTTCACCCATTCAGGTCAATGGGTCCACGATCAATATTTCTTTATCTCACTATTTCAACCACCGTCCATTTATTGCTAACGATAAAATCACTTAAATGTTGGTATCCATCTTTCATAAATCGTTAATATGTATCATCTTGTAGAGCATACAAGTCTTAATTAACATATGATAATTTTCAAACTTGAGGATAGTAATATTCTAGGAAAAACCATATGTGGTaagtgaaaaaaattgaaattagcTAAATTCCTAGCTACTTTGTGCAATATCTCTAACAAAAAACTTATGTAAACAATTTCTAAGTGTCAGAATATCGATCAATGTTTTCCATTATTTATAGATCATCACTATCTTTCTCTTTGAAATTGGcagcactcttttgtttatgaaaaAGAAAGACATTGTACTCTATTTGAGAAAAAAGTTTCATGCACTCTTGTAAAGGTTTTTCAAACCGCGcgtcaaccaattagattttGTGAGTGTgaaaaaaatagattttttatttaattaaattgattGACATGACTTATTTGAAATCAGATATTgacaatataattttaatttttatatattgttagtgtatcaaaattaaactcatattctAAGTCATCGATTTTGGTTTTTGGTCTCTCTAAGGGATTCAAATATGTCTATTTCAAAAATTTGAGGagatatttgaaaaaaaaaggtttacaTGACAAAAccaaataatttataattccctaaacccaaaaatgtatataaattAAAGAAATGTTGAAAATAGCCCTTTCGAGAAATCCTAAACTCTAAAACACTCaagatttattttttgttacaagcGGAAAGCCCAAAACACTTATGATTTTTTGGTTACTGAGGAAATTTAAAACACTCATgattaatatatataaatatatttacaaGAGATCAGAATAATACTAAAAAACAAGACTTAAAACAATTATCACACATTAAATTATGAAATACTTTTCTATTCTGCAATATCTATTAAAAAGGTCAAAAAGTTCTGTCAATTTGACCAAACTCCATCAAACGAATGGAGAACAACCAGCAAGTTCAATCAGACTGTTACAATTATTCCACCTTCAAAAATATTTCTGTTGTACATCAATCATAAATTAAAAGTAAACAAAATAAGACTTTAGTTTTATGCAATGTTCTTCTTATCTTGTTCCTTAATATTCATTAGTGTCGAATCTAACAAATTTAGTCCTACTTCAATTAGTTCAACAAAGAAAATGTCCTACTTTAattaatacaaataaaatatgtacACCTATTGTAAAGATATATTATAGTCGAATCCACCGAAATTAGAAAAGTTTACTTCTAAATTAAACTAACTAACTAGAGAATTTGTGAAATGGATATATAGCAAAGAACAATATTTGGGCAATTATATGACGGTACATGTTTGAAACGGGTGTACCTATAAATATTGTTTTTATAACTAACATTTATATGTTCCTTCCGTacattatattatttatatactaaaattaatttatgcagagaaatttttttaacttgtaaatcaattttttttttcgaaagcaactAATTAGATTTTTCTTTGTGAACGGTAGATAAAACCTGAACCTTATCCAAGAACAATTTGTAATTAATTAATCATTGATGGAACAAGACATTTTTTAATCGTTAATAAATTAGTTATAGCTATTAAGAATCTCTCATAACCGGTCTGTCATTATTTTGTCACTAATATAAAACTTATATTCTCAAATTctcagttttttaaaaaatattcacaAATTATAAAACCAATGTAGAAGCTTTTTCGCTCAAAATTCATTATGCCCCCTCTTTAAAACCTAATTTAATTTCCTAAAATATCCtttaaaaattatcaaaatttCACTATTTTTGTACTTTTAAAACTGTTTCATATATCCCATGCATCG from Lotus japonicus ecotype B-129 chromosome 2, LjGifu_v1.2 includes:
- the LOC130736799 gene encoding uncharacterized protein LOC130736799; this encodes MRMDTAEEWLRIQPLRSITSWDDLAEKFTAKFFPYNRIRKLKQEINSFIQLDSENLYETCERFKRLLMKCPGHNISNADQVEKFYAALNDYTRDKLDTVASGAFDALATQPALDIINKLAARAAHSNNDRQNRKRVYEVETLDAVLASNKKLAQKVDAMVKRLEGGQRNAEDAEFDEEVKAMGNYQNDPYSNTYNPGWRNHPNFSWRDQNNSGDAGGSNQFPNQRQYQLNQRPPPPQNQGNGKKSLEEIVVDLALTNQSFMNETRGFMNETRTSFKNHESSIKNLETQVGQIAKAIAERFPGTFPSDTLINPKDSKSENCSAVTLRSGKTLNEIEELVEKKSDELEKVVEKEKEGTKSEEVVKNKECEDSFCEKITCKVPFPKALVKKNLEKQFSSS